One genomic segment of Coraliomargarita parva includes these proteins:
- the hemW gene encoding radical SAM family heme chaperone HemW: MDPQVKARLNEVPASTALGLYCHVPFCASTCDFCAFYQEKPRRGDLERYLAAMEMEFAGLPEGRVVETVFWGGGTPGLLAAADLERLGRSMLARLPRAPQEWTIEMAPSTVKADKLRVLRDLGVTRISMGVQSFDADLLASLGRLHRPNQIYKAWDLVQAAGFERTNLDLMFAIPNQTLDQWEAAIREAARLGPDHLSTYCLTFEEDTALYVKLSEGKVCIDEDRELMFYRKGWEWLEALGYAQYEISNFAKPGSECIHNINTWRMQEWIGCGPSAASQFSGERYQRPANLDLWASSVEAGRPAREEVVALDDSILYADAIVFGLRMNAGVDLAVLQARYPAAEGRALEALWSRLESEGLLVCEGSRIRLTLEGRLLCDAVGSEVLGLVG, from the coding sequence ATGGACCCGCAAGTAAAAGCGCGATTGAATGAGGTTCCGGCGTCGACCGCGCTCGGATTGTACTGCCATGTCCCGTTTTGTGCGTCCACCTGTGATTTTTGTGCCTTCTATCAGGAAAAGCCGCGCAGGGGCGACCTTGAACGCTATCTTGCCGCGATGGAAATGGAGTTTGCCGGTCTGCCTGAGGGGCGTGTCGTGGAAACGGTCTTTTGGGGCGGCGGTACGCCGGGCTTGTTGGCGGCGGCCGATTTGGAGCGTTTGGGACGATCCATGCTGGCGCGTCTGCCGCGGGCGCCGCAGGAGTGGACGATCGAGATGGCGCCTTCGACGGTCAAGGCGGACAAGCTTCGGGTGCTGCGCGATCTCGGGGTGACCCGTATTTCCATGGGGGTGCAGAGCTTTGATGCGGACCTGCTTGCGTCGCTGGGGAGGTTGCACCGCCCGAATCAGATCTATAAGGCTTGGGATCTGGTGCAGGCTGCCGGGTTTGAGCGGACGAATCTGGACCTGATGTTTGCCATACCAAACCAGACGCTGGACCAATGGGAAGCGGCGATCCGGGAGGCGGCACGTCTCGGTCCCGATCACCTGTCCACCTACTGTCTGACCTTTGAGGAGGATACCGCGCTCTATGTGAAGCTTTCCGAGGGGAAGGTGTGCATTGATGAGGATCGTGAATTGATGTTCTACCGGAAAGGCTGGGAGTGGCTGGAAGCGTTGGGCTACGCTCAGTATGAGATCTCGAATTTCGCGAAGCCCGGCTCAGAATGTATTCATAATATAAATACTTGGCGCATGCAGGAGTGGATCGGTTGCGGACCGTCCGCTGCGAGTCAGTTCTCGGGGGAACGCTACCAGCGACCTGCGAACCTGGATCTATGGGCGTCTTCGGTGGAGGCCGGTCGGCCTGCGCGCGAGGAGGTGGTCGCGCTGGATGACTCGATACTCTATGCCGATGCGATCGTCTTTGGCTTGCGCATGAACGCCGGTGTGGATTTGGCGGTATTGCAAGCGCGCTATCCGGCGGCAGAGGGGCGGGCTCTGGAGGCGCTCTGGTCGCGTCTTGAGTCGGAGGGCCTGTTGGTGTGTGAGGGGAGTCGCATTCGGCTGACCTTGGAGGGGCGCCTGTTGTGTGATGCCGTCGGGAGCGAGGTTCTTGGCTTGGTCGGGTGA